A genomic region of Eriocheir sinensis breed Jianghai 21 chromosome 42, ASM2467909v1, whole genome shotgun sequence contains the following coding sequences:
- the LOC127010041 gene encoding uncharacterized protein LOC127010041 translates to MSQLSVVAAVVMMVVVVSAAPPSSPHTSITTTTTTHLSPPDHDSPLLLRPKRRGPAPPPKSATIPYSNYRRVSGVHRPYSAWKQLASVRRYRYPLYRKRNYQPMHYDYEDDLQLPEEGNDQEAGMDYPDYPIYPRPSLFRERNIMNQEQLMEALEEEEKEAEEREKKELMLENEGYFHEVPEEDMNGPGRVAMTDNSYVNHLYGLPYSDLQRLNQMYEYGKRFEDEDVDDTEGYPPLIPPYYYVNENVPSLPVSPVATKTMAPTATGRFYDALSYVRKRATEVSPKYSEEEMPFEDAESVRAKKPQQYLTSAAGRYWRVRDEQRQQEEQQKTPSSSSSSSIRDPAMMIRRRKRNTTPTTTATSTTNSPATTQATKRRKTINTAPPTRKPKTTTTTTTKPHHRLATTTSMALTTTSAPHHRDHRSKRAFSDYFKWEKRGEDEEEEEEEEEEGDKDIDDFLTREYFKSIARSVGQKRKRMAYAEFEPEADEDKRKRKRVPSSSSTAPTLVSLQDIINNPEILQFVKDKLKEVEAVMAQEAQGTAEWPRSGTQEEAEHREMSRAVLRMDALNHMRESLSQMQRLQQEQAGRRLGGRREIQLIEQERKRAAAQREEEEEEEEEEWRRRSMEGGVGGGNQKRSVRRRLRRGDDIADLFLGNDKEECPVLWMILHSCSDVSVKVGDEGQVFLPACIKHEICYSCGASQGISGHECDAVLSSALEAACPARSLDCLAAAGSTFSTLSRPGKYDAGGTCAHDPCVIHFLESR, encoded by the exons ATGAGCCAGCTGTCAGTTGTGGccgcggtggtgatgatggtggtggtggtgtcagcggcgccaccatcatcaccacacacctccatcaccaccaccaccaccacccacctcagcCCCCCAGACCACGACAGCCCCCTCCTCCTTAGACCCAAGAGAAGGGGACCGGCGCCCCCTCCAAAATCGGCGACCATACCTTACTCCAACTATAGGCGTGTCAGCGGCGTCCACAG GCCTTATTCTGCATGGAAGCAATTGGCCTCAGTGAGAAG GTATCGGTATCCACTGTACAGAAAAAGAAATTACCAACCGATGCACTACGACTACGAAGACGACCTACAACTACCAGAAGAAGGGAACGACCAAGAGGCAGGAATGGACTACCCCGACTATCCTATCTACCCACGACCGTCGCTATTCAGGGAACGTAACATCATGAACCAGGAACAGCTGATGGaggctttggaggaggaggagaaggaggcggaggagagggagaagaaggagttgATGCTGGAGAATGAAGGGTATTTCCACGAGGTACCAGAGGAGGACATGAATGGGCCAGGTCGGGTAGCAATGACTGACAACTCTTATGTAAACCATCTATATGGCCTCCCTTACTCAGACCTTCAGAGACTTAACCAAATGTACGAATATGGGAAACGCTTTGAAGATGAGGATGTTGATGATACTGAAGGCTATCCACCTCTCATCCCACCTTACTACTACGTAAATGAGAACGTACCTAGCTTACCTGTTTCACCTGTAGCTACGAAGACCATGGCCCCAACTGCAACTGGCCGGTTCTACGATGCCCTGAGCTACGTTAGGAAGCGCGCCACGGAGGTCAGCCCGAAGTACAGCGAGGAGGAGATGCCCTTTGAGGATGCTGAGTCTGTGAGAGCGAAGAAGCCACAGCAGTATTTGACCTCAGCGGCTGGGAGATACTGGAGGGTCAGAGATGAGCAGCGACAGCAGGAGGAACAGCAGaagactccctcctcctcctcctcctcctcaattcgcGACCCCGCCATGATgatcagaaggaggaagaggaacaccacacccacaaccacagCGACCTCTACCACCAACTCACCGGCCACCACACAAGCAACCAAGCGCAGGAAAACTATCAACACGGCACCACCGACTCGGAAACCcaaaaccaccacaacaaccaccaccaagcCTCACCACCGCCTTGCCACAACCACCTCCATGGCTCTCACCACGACCTCAGCGCCACACCACCGCGACCACAGGAGCAAGAGGGCCTTCAGCGACTACTTCaaatgggagaaaagaggagaggatgaggaggaggaagaggaggaggaggaagagggggataagGACATTGATGACTTCCTAACCAGAGAGTATTTCAAGAGTATTGCTAGGTCGGTTgggcagaagagaaagaggatggccTATGCAGAGTTTGAACCAGAGGCGGAcgaggacaagaggaagaggaagagggtgccatcatcgtcatcaacagCCCCAACCTTAGTCTCCCTGCAGGATATCATCAACAACCCTGAGATTTTGCAGTTTGTGAAGGATAAATTAAAAG AGGTGGAGGCAGTGATGGCGCAAGAGGCCCAAGGTACAGCAGAATGGCCAAGGTCGGGCACACAGGAGGAGGCTGAGCACAGGGAGATGAGCAGGGCAGTTCTTCGTATGGACGCCCTTAACCATATGCGCGAGTCTCTGAGCCAAATGCAGCGCCTCCAGCAGGAACAGGCAGGGAGGAGA CTTGGCGGACGAAGAGAAATCCAGCttatagaacaggagaggaagagggcagcagcacagagggaggaggaggaggaggaggaggaagaggagtggaggaggaggagcatggagggaggagtaggaggaggcaacCAGAAgaggagtgtgaggaggagattgagaagaggaGATGATATTGCCGACCTGTTCTTGGGAAATGATAAGGAAG AATGCCCGGTGCTGTGGATGATCCTTCACAGCTGCAGCGACGTGAGCGTGAAGGTCGGGGACGAGGGCCAGGTGTTCCTGCCCGCCTGCATCAAGCACGAGATCTGCTACAGCTGC GGCGCCAGTCAGGGCATCAGCGGGCATGAGTGTGACGCCGTGCTGTCCTCCGCCCTTGAAGCCGCCTGCCCCGCCCGCTCCCTGGACTGCCTCGCCGCCGCCGGGTCCACCTTCTCCACCCTCAGCCGCCCCGGGAAGTACGACGCCGGGGGGACCTGCGCCCACGACCCCTGTGTCATCCACTTCCTCGAGTCCcgttga
- the LOC127010042 gene encoding glutamic acid-rich protein-like encodes MKNTDINVSAIRTDSLSVPFGVTLPEVQRLIQESDLKQLKKLKKRLQKQLRIARRNQRATLLRVPSGVASVPPNGVTVISTSSGEMVIRIPNTLKWVDVKDSFVSSAEREVWKQIFESRNANAEVMRSGVTEVLEGSWAVSDAIERRLSTRVLTGKGKGKKKGKKKKKKKKRKQNGNRQLVQLKNKMTKIIKKNDEKLLGSIAKKEKRSSEEKEKTRKGGKNKRKRKKRKKLKAMRKQLRKTMKKIKSMNRKLRKEIKKNKKKRNRKRKRNSRNGEENKGKKKKKEKKNKKKNKNKIPTRNLEETKKNKNKIKENGNVVTNLRSTTEENGALKDRPKKDNNKQKQLKNKQKQNKRKNKNKKNKEKKRKNTGKKNKRRRRRRKRKEKMKKKQEKENKEKETQAVTNHLIRTADKDNKDKLGEENKNNKVNNNNDNNNNQNSLIKPSENKEIKEEKKKKEDKKRKKKKKRNAKKKRRKGKNNNKKNRKDKKRNKNKKRKKEKKKKEEKDAMWI; translated from the coding sequence ATGAAAAACACAGATATCAACGTTTCCGCAATTCGTACAGACTCACTCAGCGTTCCATTCGGCGTCACATTACCTGAAGTACAACGTTTAATCCAGGAATCGGACTTAAAACAACTGAAAAAGCTCAAAAAACGACTTCAGAAGCAGCTCCGGATAGCCCGACGTAACCAGCGGGCTACCCTACTAAGAGTCCCAAGCGGGGTGGCCAGTGTCCCTCCGAATGGCGTCACTGTAATATCCACGTCCTCCGGTGAAATGGTCATCAGAATACCGAATACGTTGAAATGGGTTGATGTTAAAGACTCATTCGTTAGCTCGGCCGAGAGGGAAGTGTGGAAACAGATATTTGAAAGCCGAAATGCAAATGCGGAGGTCATGAGGAGCGGTGTCACGGAGGTACTGGAAGGTTCTTGGGCCGTTTCCGATGCTATAGAAAGACGGTTATCGACGAGAGTTCTAaccgggaaaggaaaagggaaaaagaaaggaaagaagaagaagaagaagaagaagaggaagcagaatggTAACCGCCAACTTGTACAACTGAAGAATAAGATGACCAagataataaagaagaatgaTGAGAAATTGCTTGGTTCTATtgcgaaaaaggaaaagagatcatccgaggagaaggagaagacgaggaaaggcggaaagaacaaaaggaagaggaagaaaaggaagaagttgaagGCCATGAGAAAACAGCTgaggaaaacgatgaagaaaataaaatccaTGAATAGGAAactaagaaaggagataaagaaaaataaaaagaagaggaataggaaacggAAACGTAACtcgagaaatggagaagaaaataaaggaaagaagaagaagaaggaaaagaagaataagaagaaaaataaaaacaaaatcccAACCCGAAATttagaagaaacgaagaaaaacaaaaataaaatcaaagaaaatgggaacgtgGTTACCAACTTACGCTCCACCACCGAAGAAAACGGAGCATTGAAGGACAGACCAAAGAaagacaacaacaaacaaaaacaactaaaaaataaacagaaacagaacaaaaggaagaacaagaacaagaaaaacaaggagaagaagaggaagaacacgggaaagaaaaataagaggagaaggaggaggaggaaaaggaaggagaaaatgaagaagaaacaagaaaaagaaaacaaggagaaagaaacacaagCAGTCACGAACCACTTAATAAGAACAGctgataaagataataaagacAAACtgggtgaagaaaataaaaacaataaagtaaataataataatgataataataataatcaaaattcACTAATAAAACCatcggaaaataaagaaataaaagaggaaaagaagaaaaaagaagataagaagagaaagaagaagaaaaagaggaatgccaagaagaaaagaagaaaagggaaaaataataataagaagaatagaaaagacaagaagaggaataagaacaagaagaggaagaaagaaaaaaagaagaaagaagaaaaggatgcgaTGTGGATTTGA